In Mauremys reevesii isolate NIE-2019 linkage group 13, ASM1616193v1, whole genome shotgun sequence, the sequence cgggggggggggcacatgaaCCTGTGTGCCCCCATGTGCTGCCTCTGGCAGGGGGCACAAATATGCTTGCTCACCCTGGGTGCTAAAATGCCTAGTGAtggctctgtcccagagcctccatccccagactatttactgggtcGCGACCAGCCATAAATAcctacaaatgggtcctgagcccaaaaaggttgagaaccactgctataaacTCTGACACTCACCTAAGGCCTAGGCTAGGCAATAGTCAGGCTTGGACCAATGATAAGTTTTAGGATCAGCACTTTctgatttcccttcccctctcctcagGGTTAAAATGTGTAATTTGCAATAGCACCTTCAACCCCTCCTGGTATATTTAAGTGCACCCCTCCTAGGCCACAAGCTGTCACCTCACTCGGGATGGATCATGTGGCTCTACTCTCAGACTGAGCCTTGGATTGCAGTTCCCAGGTGCTAACTGTGATTACCTTAgcacagaggtgctggaactagggatgctgggagTGCAGTAGCCCCCCCGGTTTGAAGCGGTTTCTATCATTTACAGGGTTTTCCGTTTTGTTTAACCGCtttcagcacccctactataaaaaattgttccagtgcctaTGCCTCAGCAGGCCTGACTTGTGTTCAGTACCTGCAGTTCTGTTCCTTTTCATTTTGGGAGCAATGATAGTGGTAAAACAACAACGAAGCAGCCTCCCGAGAGCAAAGTACTATTTGCTTAGAGCAAAAGCTTTCAGAGCAAACAGATCTTAAAAACAATAATACAGACTAGTCTACTTTTTCCATAAGGCCATACCATTTCCTAGATCTGGGAAGGCCCTACTGCTTAGACTTCCTCCCTGTGTCCACCTGTCTCCCTGGAGTCAGATTCTGACAAGTGTCCGCCCCaagaaaggatttaaaaaaaatggttttttgAATCTCCAGGCTCTAACTTCAGCAAAACAAGGCCTGCAACTTGTGGGAGACAGACCTTTGAATCTAGCAGCTTCCTCCATTGTCtttctagtgtgtgtgtggggggtggccTTGTCTACATGTACTGTGTTGCTTTCCTCTTTGCCCCCTGTTAAGTTAGATAGCTACAGTCATATCAGAAATTCCAATAACCCACCATTGTTACACAATAACTTTACCTTACTGACCAGGTCACTTACAATATTCATACCATTATTACATATAGGTATTCATAGAAGCTTCTCCTCCCTCACACTCACACCACAGGAAAGCTGGGAATCTACCCCTGCTAAATGGGACAGTTTTTATTTCCAGCTCTGGAAAGTCCTGAGAGGTTGGATCTTACAATCATGAAGTTAATATGCACAAGAAAGCTAGTCTGGGTAATGTCTtaaaggttttggggaaaaaaagtgttcTCTTCATCTGAGTACAGTTAATCAGTACAATATCAGCACGACCTTAGAGGCAAGTCAATACCAACAAAATTTAAAACATGTTCTAAGAAAAAACTGGGAAAAGTGGCATTCTAcaagaaggagaggggaggagtgcAAAAGTTTTATTAGCAATCATGAGGAGCAAGCTCCTTaactcagccagggctttgctaCTTGTAACATTGCCACCCAAAAGCAATTACCATAAACATGTTAGGTGAGCCctctgtgtatttttaaaatccattggCTCAGTCGAATCCAAGAACTAGAAGAATCATCTTGAATTGCATGAATTAAATGAACAATTGCAACTCAATTGAAGTCtgtatctctctctttctctcccaatTGCTCGTCCTTATTCCATTCCTCATTGGTCAAGGCACAGTCTGGTTCATTCCCATTGCTGCCCCAATCTGTCAGTCCCTTGATTCCCCTCCCATGATGACATCACTTGCCCATACATAAAGGCAGAAGATGGTCCAGCTTCTATGATGCTGAATTGGTTGGGTAGAGACAACTTTTAATCTATTAGGTAAGAGGTTTTGTTTTGCTCTTTAAATCTGAGGCAAAGTTGTTTAGAAGTGGTATGGAAGTTAGTTTTTATTCTAAACTGGTTGCTTTACTGTAAGAGGTATGTTCTTATTGCTGCTCAAATAGTTACTTTTAATTATTAAAGTAAATAGTGGCAAAGGCTACTAGTTGAAGGCCTTAAGAAGGGTAGCTTTCACCTCCTTAAATTCTCCTTGTTTGGCTTGTATTTCTCAGATCCCTTGTATTGAGATATGGCACAGTTCAGGAAAACCCTGTCTAATCTCACTTGCATTAGGAGTCCTAATCTAATAAACACTAAATAACCCACTAAAACTTTCAGATAAGAAGGAAACCCTCCTATATCACCTGAGGTGTGAAGGTGGGTTCAGGCAATGATTCATTGCTATAGATTGATGTAGCAAGACAGACTAAAACAACTTCTGCCTCAAATTCTAGAAACTCTAAGTGGTGGTGAGGGAAGAGCTGTTGACCTTTGCACAATGGTTCTTATCAAGCTTGGATTCTAGTGCCCTCATAACTCTTAGTGAGAGTGTCCTGTGAATGTTATTTACTAGCCTAAAGCCTGTAAGTGGCTAGGGCTCTGTCTGAGAGTTTCTTACTCCGAGTGCCATAGATCTGCTCACTAGGGCTACTAATGATCACATGATAAACCAGCTACCTCCTTTTTATATCAGTAGAGATCTTAACCCTGAAACTAGGGAGGGGAAGTCAAACTACTCTCAATCACATAACTGCTAACAGGGGGACACATAACTGAGAGTAGGGTGGGGAAGTCAAGACTGCTGAAGGTTCTATGGCTGATTGGTTCCTCCAGCAGCTGATCTTGAGCACTTCTGGAATATATTGATTGCCTAGTAATGTGACTTGCATTACTGTAAGATAGCCAGACTTTTGGGTAGGTGCACTTGTATTTAATCTAAATGGATGAATTTTACTTGAAAGTCAGGCTTTTGTGCCCTCCACTGAGCCCTGACAAACTGAAGAGGCGAGCAGATTGTCTTCATACTGGGCTCCATTTTCACAGCCATGCACCAATGCTGTCCAGGGAAGGGACAAAGCTCTgactttctctctcctctttagtGGCCTGACTAGAAAATGTCTGAAAACAAAAGCCAAACTCCTGTTGCTGACACCCCAGAGAGCAGGGAACATGGACAGCAGGTTGGTAGCCCATGTTCTATGCCACCCTGCAGCTATCTGGCCACTAACAGACCCCAGACAAATCTGCAGTAGCATCCTTCAGGCTCTATAAGCACAGACTCTCCAAGGCTCTGTAGGGCCTTGTAAAACTTGCCTAGTCATGAATAATGCTGCCAAACCTGGGAGAGGTAACTGGTGATGGAAATCATTACTGTACTTCCATAAAGCACGTGTGGTCTAATTCTAGCTGAATTTCTGAGAAATTCAAATCCCACAGCTGTAGACAAGGACATTCCCTTACTGACTAGTTAAATGCATCAAATACAAAAGCCATAATGGGCTGGAGAGTCACTTAACCTTCCAGTCTATACAGGACTGGGAATTTCTCATTGTTCTCTCCCCCCCGCCTACACACTTAACACATTAGTCAGTCAAACCTCCCTTCATTCCACAGCAGATCTCTTCTTGATGTGACTTCTCTATCTTTGCCAGAATGTGGTGAGCAGGGTGGCCAACATGCCTTTGGTCAGCTCTGCCTGTGATCTGGTTTCCATGGCCTACACCTCCACTAAAGAGCGCCATCCCCACATCAGAGCTTTGTGTGATGTGGCAGCTAAAGGAGTGAAGACTATGACTGAAGCtacaatcagctgtgcacagccAGTTCTGACTAAACTTAAACCTCAGAGTGAGTAAGCCATGGCATAAAGatgtattggggggagggggtgtctccaAGTGATCACACAGGCTTTGGTTGTGTAAAATCCCACATAAGAACCTCATGCTGGCTCATCTCCTAGGTGGAAGCCACTCCCCTCCATCTAGCTGAGTGACTCCAGGCTGGTCAGAGTTTGAGTCTTTCAGCATCTGAACAATGCCTCTCTAATGGAGACTTACCATTACTGAGCTTCACTGCTGTGTCTGTACCTATACATGCAATTCCTTGAATGTGTGGAGGAACGTGTGCAATACACAATTCTCTTTGAATGTGTGATTGGAAGGGGCCATGTGCACAACTAAACTCTCACtgccatgggtgacctgtccccacTATACAAAAGCTTGACCCTTCTTAGCAAGAGCAAGTTTATACTTGCTAAGAGAATCAGCCCCTACCCCATTCAGAGAGTAACTCTGACCTCCAACCCAGATCACTGCCGAAAAGtaactgccaaacagctgtgcaACAAGTGTCAGTAATAAAGGTAGGTGATGTCTGATCACACAAGTAACCCTTAAGATGTTTGGTGACAAAAGCCTTCACTTTGCAGGGACAATGTCTCATGCACAGCATAAAGTGGGAGGAACATAGCCAAAATGGCTAATGAACATGAATTACAGGCACTGCCAAGATTGGCTTTAGCTGGCGAAAGCTGGCTTCAACCTCATGTGGTGACAGTGTCCCCAAATGTGTGAATCAACCTGGAGTTTTTCTTCTAACTATTCCTTGGTTAATGGGTTACGGGCAAGGGCTACCTTGCCACTCAAACAACGCTTGCCACTGTGACCATAGACTTAAATGCAGTGCAACTTGAAACATGTTTGAGCTTGGTTTTAGTATAAACTGCCCAAGGAAACATCACTGGATGACTTAAACCATTCACAAAGGCTAAGGAATTCTACTATGGGAACTCCTTCAGATAACCCATGGAAGGGGGAaatcagcagggtttgaaccttCAGCCCACACTCCTGCCACACATGCTAGAGGAGTAATTGTTCTTCTCTGGGAACTCTATTGGAGGGGGATGTGGCACACTTTACCAGGGAGCTACACGACTATTGTCCAGACAATACTAATGCTGGGATTTGGCCTCCTGGACTCTAGAGGGGAGTGTCCTCTAGTGGTTGGAGGACATAGTGTAACAGATGTGGATGGGAATGGGGTCTGCCATGTTAGACATCTCTTTTCTAGAGATCAAGTATTTGCCTCCCCAGAAAGTTACAATAGACTTGATTTCATCACACCTTGTCTTGATTaaagttgtggtttttttaagacaaaaaaagttctgttttttAGGGAGGCTGGGTGTTTGTCAAAGGGATCATCTTTATGCAGAATGCACACTCTTCACAATCCCCTGCAATCAATACCctgattcccctctcccctccccataaaCAGTTTGACCCTGTCCTACTACATTCTACTCCCACCACTGGCTTGGTGCAGCCTCTCCATTAATTTCATTGTAAAATGGTAATGGTAACGACTGCCTCCTAAGGCAGCAGTTAGGGCTGCCATCTTTCTGATTACAGAAAACGAAACGGATACCCCTTCCCTGAGGGCCCCCCTTGCTCTCCTTCAACCTagctcactttcaccaggctggggcaaggggctggggtgtAGAAAGGGGtgatggctccagctgggggtgtgggctctgggatggggtctGGGgcgagggtttggggtgcaggaaggggctcagggcagggggttggggtgcaggaaggggcatgggctccagctgggggtatgggttctagggtggggccagggatgaggggtttggggtgcaggaggatgctccaggctagggagtggggctgaggggtttagaatacaggagggggtgcaggttgcaggctctgggagggagtaagggtacaggagggggctcaaggctggggcagggagtttggggtgcaggctctgggtggcattTAATTCAAGTGGCTAGCACacccctctgcctaggggccgCAGGAATGGTTAGGCAGCTCCATGTTCTgcctgccccagcagctcccattggctaggaactgcAGCCCATGTCAGCTGCAGAGCTAGTGatagggcaggggcagcatgctgtgcctaggggtctcagggacatgccagccactaccaagagccatgcagagccagggcaggcagagagcctgccttagccctgctgtgctcccAGCTGGACTCTAACCACCtgtaggggcggctctagtaatttcgccgccccaagcagggcggcgcgccgcggggggcactctgccggtcctgcggctccggtggacctcctgcagagggtctgctggtcctgcggctcgggtggacctcccgcaggcacgcctgcggatgctccaccgaagccgcgggaccagcggcccctctgcaggcatgcctgtgggaggtccaccggagccgcttgccgccctccctgtgggatgctgccccaagcacgcgcttggtgcgctggggtctggagccagccctgaccacctggtcagtggtgctgaccagggCTGCCAGGATATTTACCCATAATATCCTTGACCATCTGTTACAGGTAGCTCTGTATCCAGTTAGATGTCAGTCAGAAGCTTCCATCATGGAAGGTGGCCACCCTGTATCTTATTCTTGTTAGGAAAGTGAAGTGAGAATCtctgctgagaaccactgcttagCCCCAGAGTCAAATCTAGGGTTATTGGGTGAGAcgctctgggctccccagcaCGGCTAGATATCTAGCCTTTGAAAATTGCACATGGACTCTGAGGAGCTGTGGCTGCCCCAACAGACCAGATGCAGCATCTGCAAGGTTTTCCCCCTGCTCTTGGTTTTCAGACACCACTGGTCTTAAAGCCTAAAGATGGAACAGCTGGGTTCCCTGCATATCCCCACATGCCAGAGGAAGGTGGGAGGCATCCATTCCTCTAGAACCCTCCTACACTTTCTATATTAAACCAGAAACTGTGAAAGCAAACTGTCTTAAGGGATTAAGGTTGGGTAAATTCCCTTCTGCTTTTGACAGATAAGGAAATGTACTACACAATAATCTCCCTCATGGTACAATGCAAAACCTCAATTACAACCTCAGTAACACTTGCTAATAGTCAGCATTAACAAGTGCCGTGTCTGGGGAAAGAATGAGGTCACAACAGAGGTCTTGCTTTATGCTCTGAGTCTCTTGTCTGGAGATGTTTCCACTGAGTAATTACATGTGGTATTGGCACTGGGTTATAGTAAAAGGCTCCCATAACATGCAAGGAGATGCCAAGTTAAGGTTTTTTCCATAGGTTAATGACCCTATAAATGAAGCTTGTCCATGATTTCTAATTGAGAAAGGGGAAGTCTTCTTCAGTGAGACACTCTCTACTCAGAAACACTTCCCACATTATGCTATAAGCAAACACTATATATTAACACTTAACCAAGCCTTTGTGCCTTGGCATATGGCaaggatattgcagaaccaaaaaatcaaagagcagaaaggaccatcagctactagagttcatttttgtttttgttttttaaacaaagatttgGGAAACTTACTACTTAGTGTCAACTCTTACAGTTGCAGCGGCAAACGAATTTGCCTGCAAAGGACTGGATAAGCTGGAGGAGAAAGTGCCAATCCTTCAACAGCCGACTGATAAGGTAACTCCATCTTTGAGGCCCTAGATGGAAGGGAGGGCCATGGTCTGATAAACATTTCTATCTAGCGTCTAGCTAAATGCTGTCAGTCCCTTGAGTTTCCAGGCTGGGCATAGTGGGAATTGACCACTTCCTCACTGCTGTAGCTAGCTAACCTTGTGCCAAAACTTCCAAACTTGGATGCCTAAAGTGAGACCACTAACTAGAATAGACTGACTCTCCAGCGAGGCTGTGCACTTCTGACCTCTGCTGTGGCCTTCTGACCAGTTTAGTGGTGTTGGCACTACTGACATGGTGTCCTCTCTGCAAGCCTCCCTTGAGGGGTCGTGTCTGCTTCTATCCTTGATTCAGTCATGAATGTGAAGTAGCATGAAGTGATGACCTTTGACCTTTTCTAGGTTCTTTTGGATGCCAAAGAGTTGGTGACAGGTACCAGGGATGCCATGAACAGCAGAGTGACTGAGGTGCTGGACAAGACCATGGAGGCAGCAAAATCAGCAGTAACCAGCAGCATGAGCACAGTCATGGGCTCTAGACTGGGGCTTGGGGCTGTGAGCAGAGCAGAAGCTGTGCAGGGGAAATCAGCAGACATGGTGGATCACTCCCTCCCCATCACAGATGATGAACTAGGTTGGGGAAATAACTGGATAACACCTAGTACACCATAGCAGTTGGCCTTCAAGACTTATGCTTTGGTTTGGGCACTCCCCTTGCACAAGTTTTCTCTGATGTGCCAATGATCTAGGTCTCAATCCTATTACTCTGACTAAAGAGCTGTTAAAACATTACTTAGATACATGCACCCAGAGGAATGATTCCCATAGACTCTGCTGTGGAAACAAATGTAGATAATGGTCCTCAGTAATGGTAACTGTAATTCCTTGAATCTCCAGTCTCTCTTCTGGGCAACCTACATGACTCTGGAAATGGAATGTAGTAAGGCAGGGGGAGGCTCCCAAGCAAGTGGCAAATGCCACTTAGATGGGGGACACCTACCTTCCAGGGAGCTGATAGAGAGGAGCATGAAGGTGAAGATACTGGTGATGTATTCCTAAGGGAAAAGGCAGATGTTAATGAGGGCTCTGAAATAGCCATGGTCTTGCTGACTGAAGCCTCTGCACTGGCAGGATGCCTAAATTGTGTATCCTTCTCTTCCTTAGCTAAATTAGCAGCCTCTGTGAAGGGGTTTGAGGTGGCTTCTGTGGAACAGCAGCAGAAGTACTTTGTGCATCTGGGGTCTCTGTCCACTGAACTCCGCCAGTGTGCCTACCTGCAGTCCGTGGGCAAAGTGAGACTGCTTCATCAGAGCATGCAGGAGAACCTCTCTCAGATCCAGCACACCATAGACCTGGTAGGTGGTCCTTAGTCTGTGCTAGTAGCTCTTTGGGACAACCCTTCCACAAAGGGCAAACCACAAAACCTTCCTCTAAAGTATTCTAGCTTAACCTATGTGATTGCAATCATCTCTGAGATCCATGGGAGACTTGTCTGACACTTCTGTCTGGCAGACTGTCTGTACTGATACCCTTTGCTTCATAGGCTGGTCCTCCTACAGTGAAGTTTGAAAACACCTTGTTCTTGTCCCCACTTTAGATTCAGAATGTTAAGCAGAGTGTAGGTAAAAAACTACACCAGGATCAGCAGAAGCTGCATCAGTTGTGGCTGGAGTGGACTAAGAAGGAGCTTGCAGTAACTGACACAGGATCTGCACAGCCAGAGGTACTTGGATACTAACTCATGTTGGCAGTGGTGCCCTATCCTGCCCATTAATATATTTTCAAACACACACTGACTTGCTTTATCCCAGCAGGTGGATGCCCTGGTTCTGGTCATGTCTTGGAGAATCACCCAGCAGCTGCAGACCATGTGCTTGAACCTAGTCATTATCATCCAAGGCCTTCCTACCAGCATTCAGGACAAGATGCAGCAGGCTCATCACAATCTGCACGAGGTCCATGCGGTCTTCTCCAAGGCCAGTTCCTTCCAGGGCCTGTCTACCAGTATCCTGACCTGCAGCAAGCAGAAGCTACTCAAGGCCCAGGAATATGTGGATGGACTGTTTGAATATGCGGTGCATAATGCTCACCTTTCCTGCCTAGTGGGACCCTTTACCTCCTGTGGCAGAACCTCCTGTAGAATTGCAGCACCAGGAAGACTGTAGGATGGAGACAGATTAGAGAATCCTGCTAACATCTTTGCCAAATACAAGCATTACTTTTCTAGACATAAGGCagctgatggggaggggagagagaatagCCTGGTATCATAGAGAATTGTAGCTCTCCTGCAAGAGGAGGCTGAAAGTCCACATATCCAAGCCTGCTATAGAATCCTAGTGCTAGCGTAATGTTGCAGGAAATAAACTGAAGTAGTATTGATGAGCTGTATAGTTTCTGAACTACATTCCCCACCCATGCATGGGTAACACCATGGGTTAGATAATACCCCTTAAGCTGGAACATCCCTCAGTGTTAGGCTTGAGACCTTAAGGTGGTTCTCCATGCAAATGGTACATATCAAACATGCAGTTCTCATCTATCAGTCATGTATTGTATTGCTATTCACTTAATCAAAGCTGCATGCAAAGGAATAGATTACTAGGAGAGCTAACCTAGTCAGTGGTGCTTAAAGCACTTTCTAGATCATTTCAAAGCCTAGTACAAATTTCCTGGACATGGAGGGTGTAAACCTTGAATTAGTAGGCCATAAATATAGAACTACCAGATACCTGTTGTGCAGCTGTCTAGAGCAAAACTTTCTAGAGGATTTCTTTCCTGTGCAGCAGGTGTTTGGGTAGACCCTGAGCTGCTGATACCCACTCTCCCCTCTACTCTAAGCAATCAACTGCTTGTATTGCAACACTTCTATGCATTTAATTCTAACAAAGAAGCAAAGCTGGTGCTGTGTGGTTGTCCAAAATGTAAAAGCTGCCTGTATGTGAAAAGATGTGACTAAGATCTCTACTGAAAACCCTTTTATTTTTGAGACTAAACGTGCTTTGATATGAGTGGTCTCCATCTCTTACTAAGTGTTCCCCTAACCCGATCTTAAGCTGGGAGCAGGAGCACTGCTCCTTTGTTAAACCTTCCTTGCTTGTTACTCAGGCTGGGTGAACATGGGGAGGAGAGTCTAAAAATGTGAAACAGTGCAGCCTACATCTAACGCTCACCATGCAGctggcaggaggaggggaaagacttcTGTCCTTCCTAAATCAGAATTAACTACCTGTGCTTAAGGCTGGGCACTGGCAACTCCTGCCTCCTATTCCTACCTCCTAAAATATGTGCATGTAGCAGCAGAAGTGCAACTTGTATCCTTACATGGCCTTATAAGTGCAGGAAGAAACAACTCTTCAAGCTTTCCTCTCCAGGGAAGTGCTCTGTGGGTCTCTTGAAGACAGGGTGGAGTGTCCTAGTGGGCACTGAATGGTAAGTGTCAACCCTAAGGTTGATAAGCAGAGGTGTTGCTTCTGCACATTGGATAACACAGTACGGCTAGAGCAGTATCTACTAGGGGAGTGACTGAGCTAGACCTTGCTGCTACCATTCCACAGCTGCATTTTCTAGGCTAGGTCCCCCTTTCACCTCTTCAAGTCAACTGCAATAAAAGAAGACAGTTTGCTCTAGCCAAGGTGCACAGCAAGAGCCAACATAGTTCTGACACCACTACCCCATAGAACTCCCTCTTACCCCTAGTTTTACACTCCAGTAAGCTGAGAAATCAGTATCTTTGCAGCGGGAAGTAACATCTTTCCTAGCTGAGGAACATATAAAAGAGTAAGCTTTCTTGTATATGCACAGCTTCTTGCCTGCTACCTAAGCAACGCCAGCTGTTGGAATTCAGGTGTCTTCTTATGGCAAAGAACTAAAGTATCAAGTGGGACTGAACTGGGTGGGGTCATCAATATTGTGGCACATGACTTAAGGTTTAACTaggttggggcggggggaagaagaGAAGCTAGCTCAGTGCAGATTAGAGAAGTAACCTAACCATTAGGAATGTAACAGCATCTCTTTATGAGTGGCTAAGTATCCACTGtaaaaggaagaaaatgaaaaaagctTAATATGGGGAGGGCCATTGAAAACTCTCACAGGGAAAATAGAGCAACTGGAATGTACCTAGTGGCACCTAGGAGTTTGACAGCAATGGTCCCACTGTACTAGGCATGGACATGGGCCATCCTTGCCCTGAGGAGTTTAGTCTAATCAGAGGGACATATACTTTTAGTTAAGCTCTGAAAAACCAATTGTCTAGCAACTGAATGAAGTTTTCAAACCTGGAGTGACTAAAACCAGAAGCTATATTGTGGAGATGGAGTTTGTGCAGGCTTAGAGAGAGGGACTAAAAGACAGAAAAGGTCTTTTCCATATCAAACTGTACATAGTAAGAGCAAGAGAGAATGAGGGGCAAGGACTAGGTCATCACAGAGAAGGATGATGTGAAAGTCAAACAAAACCTCTAGGAAGTTGATAAGACCTACTCTTCCAGAAGCTTGCTCAGGGAAAATAGTTGCAAGATGGGATGCAGCTATCAATATGAATAATGGCTCAACAAAGAAGCAGCTATATATAATTGGCCTCTTCCCTGAGACAGCTGAGAGAATGGGGATATTTCTGTGAAACAAAACGTATTTAAATACAAAGCAAATGTCCTTGAAGGCACGGTTGATCTTCATAATGAAAATACTACTAGTGTCACCCCTAAAAAGCTGATGGTTATTGAGTTATCACCCTAGAATATGACACATGCTATTTCCCTATCCTTACTGCAGAAAGTAATTCCCTTAGTTTATATGCTATTCTGCATGAAACCTACAGTGAGAGAACAGTGTTACTGTTGAAAAGTCAAGCTCTCAAGTTAGAAAATGCTAGACGAAAGGTGGTTTTGTGCATATTTATCTTGGGCAAAATTTTTCTGGCAAATAGTAAATTcatcaaaaatgtatttttcaggcCACCAAAACTAATCATGAACTTGAATTGAGTTGTGTGAATTGTTTCATCAGGAAAAAAGAACAACCTTGATTtcaccccccctctcccccaaaatgtTGAAACAGTTTGtttcaaaaaatgtcaaaatgaaccattttggCATTTCATTTTGACCCAAACaagttttttct encodes:
- the LOC120381257 gene encoding perilipin-3-like isoform X2; this encodes MSENKSQTPVADTPESREHGQQNVVSRVANMPLVSSACDLVSMAYTSTKERHPHIRALCDVAAKGVKTMTEATISCAQPVLTKLKPQIAAANEFACKGLDKLEEKVPILQQPTDKVLLDAKELVTGTRDAMNSRVTEVLDKTMEAAKSAVTSSMSTVMGSRLGLGAVSRAEAVQGKSADMVDHSLPITDDELAKLAASVKGFEVASVEQQQKYFVHLGSLSTELRQCAYLQSVGKVRLLHQSMQENLSQIQHTIDLIQNVKQSVGKKLHQDQQKLHQLWLEWTKKELAVTDTGSAQPEVDALVLVMSWRITQQLQTMCLNLVIIIQGLPTSIQDKMQQAHHNLHEVHAVFSKASSFQGLSTSILTCSKQKLLKAQEYVDGLFEYAVHNAHLSCLVGPFTSCGRTSCRIAAPGRL
- the LOC120381257 gene encoding perilipin-3-like isoform X1; this translates as MSENKSQTPVADTPESREHGQQNVVSRVANMPLVSSACDLVSMAYTSTKERHPHIRALCDVAAKGVKTMTEATISCAQPVLTKLKPQIAAANEFACKGLDKLEEKVPILQQPTDKVLLDAKELVTGTRDAMNSRVTEVLDKTMEAAKSAVTSSMSTVMGSRLGLGAVSRAEAVQGKSADMVDHSLPITDDELAKLAASVKGFEVASVEQQQKYFVHLGSLSTELRQCAYLQSVGKVRLLHQSMQENLSQIQHTIDLIQNVKQSVGKKLHQDQQKLHQLWLEWTKKELAVTDTGSAQPEQVDALVLVMSWRITQQLQTMCLNLVIIIQGLPTSIQDKMQQAHHNLHEVHAVFSKASSFQGLSTSILTCSKQKLLKAQEYVDGLFEYAVHNAHLSCLVGPFTSCGRTSCRIAAPGRL